In one Fodinicola acaciae genomic region, the following are encoded:
- a CDS encoding GAF domain-containing sensor histidine kinase — protein sequence MPGQQREASADYAQATRLLTQLRTVARQLPGTLDPGSIAERLLDEIRAVAPADRSAVLIGSGGGRLVVLAQAGIANSGEDRADWETSLATDAPIAEAWLSQQPQVAATSVTRTPARGAVTSMVLPLVTGVRTVGLIVAEADRPRAFDSQTVSAAASVAASAVLRLETALLFDDVRSLATTEERQRLAREIHDGVAQELVMVGYGIDNALALLPDRPEDASSMLSSLRDEVTRVITELRLSLFELRSDVDPHGGLAAAIAEYARTMGAAGGMRVHLSLDEGGARMPAAIEGELLRIAQEAITNARKHARARNLWVSCELDPPYVKLQVSDDGRGVGAESREDSFGMSIMAERARRIRARLDVGPRKPSGTTVSVVLGARPRGGSVAAPKEAQGTHDDR from the coding sequence GTGCCGGGACAGCAGCGGGAGGCGTCGGCGGACTACGCCCAGGCGACCCGGTTGCTGACCCAGCTGCGTACGGTCGCGCGCCAGCTGCCGGGCACGCTCGATCCCGGCAGCATCGCCGAGCGGCTGCTCGACGAGATCCGCGCGGTCGCGCCGGCCGACCGCTCCGCCGTCCTCATCGGCAGCGGCGGCGGCCGGCTGGTCGTGCTCGCGCAGGCCGGCATCGCCAACAGCGGCGAGGACCGCGCCGACTGGGAGACCTCGCTGGCCACCGACGCGCCGATCGCCGAGGCCTGGCTGTCGCAGCAGCCACAGGTCGCTGCCACCTCGGTGACCCGTACGCCGGCCCGCGGCGCGGTCACCTCGATGGTGTTGCCGCTGGTCACCGGCGTACGCACGGTCGGCCTGATCGTCGCAGAGGCCGACCGGCCGCGCGCGTTCGACTCGCAGACCGTGTCGGCGGCCGCGAGCGTCGCCGCGTCGGCGGTGCTGCGGCTGGAGACCGCGCTGCTCTTCGACGACGTACGCAGCCTGGCGACCACCGAGGAGCGCCAGCGGCTGGCGCGCGAGATCCACGACGGCGTCGCGCAGGAGCTGGTGATGGTCGGCTATGGCATCGACAACGCGCTCGCGCTGCTGCCGGACCGGCCGGAGGACGCCAGCTCGATGCTGAGCTCGCTGCGCGACGAGGTCACCAGGGTGATCACCGAGCTGCGGCTGAGCCTGTTCGAGCTGCGCAGCGACGTGGATCCGCACGGCGGCCTCGCGGCGGCGATCGCCGAGTACGCGCGCACCATGGGGGCCGCCGGCGGCATGCGCGTACACCTGTCACTGGACGAAGGCGGCGCGCGGATGCCGGCCGCCATCGAGGGCGAGCTCCTGCGGATCGCGCAGGAGGCAATCACAAACGCACGCAAACACGCTCGGGCCCGCAACTTGTGGGTGAGCTGTGAGCTCGATCCGCCGTACGTGAAGCTTCAAGTAAGCGATGATGGTCGTGGCGTCGGCGCGGAGAGTCGCGAGGACAGCTTCGGGATGAGCATCATGGCCGAACGGGCCAGGCGGATCAGGGCTCGGCTGGACGTGGGGCCTCGCAAGCCGTCCGGGACGACCGTCTCGGTCGTTCTCGGGGCTCGACCGCGAGGCGGTAGCGTAGCGGCACCAAAGGAGGCGCAGGGTACACATGACGACCGATGA
- a CDS encoding response regulator, whose amino-acid sequence MTTDENTVTTVLLVDDHELIRQGLRHAFERDPQFRVVAEAGSVAEALSQADETKPDVVIMDLRLPDGSGLDATRKLRSAMPSVGIVVLTMYAGDEQLFGALEAGASAFVPKNAPSDEVVAAARHAASAPTAFTASDLAEAMKRRLAPTGPQLSPREGQVLQLLADGMSVAGIAKHLYVSESTAKTHISKLYEKLGAGNRAQALMTALRLGLLEAPNSPRF is encoded by the coding sequence ATGACGACCGATGAGAACACCGTGACCACCGTGCTGCTCGTCGATGACCATGAGCTGATCCGGCAGGGTCTGCGGCACGCGTTCGAGCGCGACCCGCAGTTCCGCGTGGTTGCCGAGGCCGGCTCGGTCGCGGAGGCGCTGTCGCAGGCCGACGAGACGAAGCCGGACGTGGTCATCATGGACCTGCGGCTGCCGGACGGCAGCGGCCTGGACGCGACCCGCAAGCTGCGCTCGGCGATGCCGTCGGTCGGCATCGTGGTGCTGACGATGTACGCCGGCGACGAGCAGCTGTTCGGGGCGCTGGAGGCCGGCGCGAGCGCGTTCGTACCGAAGAACGCGCCGTCCGACGAGGTGGTCGCGGCCGCGCGGCACGCCGCGTCGGCGCCGACCGCCTTCACCGCCTCCGACCTCGCCGAGGCGATGAAGCGCCGCCTCGCTCCGACCGGTCCGCAGCTGTCGCCGCGCGAGGGTCAGGTGCTGCAGCTGCTGGCCGACGGGATGAGCGTGGCCGGCATCGCCAAGCATCTGTACGTGAGCGAGTCGACCGCCAAGACGCACATCTCCAAGCTGTACGAGAAGCTCGGCGCCGGCAACCGTGCACAGGCCCTGATGACCGCCCTGCGTCTCGGCCTCCTGGAAGCCCCCAACTCCCCCCGCTTCTAA
- a CDS encoding glycosyltransferase family 4 protein has translation MTTLLVTNDFPPRAGGIQTFVHALACRQPPGSLVVLAPDHEGAREFDMAQPFPVVRLRHLAVPTPRLTREVIAQAESFGCDTVWFGAALPLALMAAQLRKAGISRIVAQTHGHEAAWSPMAYPLLRRIAEHCDAVTFLGDYTHRRLAAAMPDLVRLSPGVDTDAFHPDVDGSDIREIHGLGDHPVIVCVSRLVRRKGQDVLIRALSLVRRQVPDALLLLVSSGADEKRLRRMAGPGVVFTGEVDDLPAYLAAGDVFAMPCRTRLGGLNVEGLGIVYLEASASGLPVVAGRSGGAPETVLDGETGYVVDGRSVREVADRLIALLTDPDLAHAMGAAGRAYVEKSWRWDTSAATLTNLLAGRS, from the coding sequence ATGACGACTTTGTTGGTGACGAACGACTTTCCGCCCCGCGCCGGCGGCATCCAGACGTTCGTCCACGCGCTCGCCTGCCGTCAGCCACCGGGATCGCTCGTCGTGCTGGCGCCGGACCACGAAGGCGCGCGCGAATTCGATATGGCGCAGCCGTTTCCGGTCGTACGGCTGCGCCACCTGGCCGTACCGACACCGAGGCTGACCCGAGAAGTCATTGCTCAGGCGGAAAGTTTCGGGTGCGACACGGTGTGGTTCGGCGCGGCGCTGCCGCTCGCGTTGATGGCCGCGCAGCTGCGAAAGGCGGGAATCTCGCGGATCGTGGCGCAGACTCACGGACACGAAGCCGCCTGGTCGCCGATGGCGTATCCGTTGTTGCGGCGGATCGCTGAGCATTGCGACGCGGTGACTTTTCTCGGCGACTACACGCATCGACGGCTCGCGGCCGCCATGCCTGACCTCGTACGCCTGTCACCCGGGGTCGACACCGACGCCTTCCATCCGGACGTGGATGGCAGCGACATCCGGGAAATCCACGGTCTCGGCGACCATCCGGTCATCGTCTGTGTGTCGCGGCTGGTCCGCCGGAAAGGCCAGGACGTGCTGATCCGCGCGCTGTCGTTGGTCCGGCGGCAGGTGCCGGACGCCTTGCTGCTGCTGGTTTCCTCCGGAGCGGACGAAAAGCGGCTGCGCCGGATGGCCGGTCCCGGGGTGGTGTTCACCGGCGAGGTCGACGACCTGCCGGCGTATCTCGCGGCCGGCGACGTCTTCGCGATGCCGTGCCGTACGCGACTCGGCGGCCTCAACGTCGAAGGCCTCGGCATCGTCTATCTGGAGGCGTCGGCGAGCGGCCTGCCGGTGGTCGCCGGCCGCTCCGGTGGCGCGCCGGAGACCGTACTCGACGGCGAGACCGGCTATGTCGTCGACGGCCGGTCCGTGCGCGAGGTCGCCGACCGGTTGATCGCGCTGCTCACCGACCCCGACCTGGCACACGCCATGGGCGCCGCCGGCCGCGCCTACGTCGAGAAGTCCTGGCGCTGGGACACCTCCGCCGCCACCCTCACCAACCTCCTCGCCGGCAGGAGTTAG